Proteins co-encoded in one Arachis stenosperma cultivar V10309 chromosome 7, arast.V10309.gnm1.PFL2, whole genome shotgun sequence genomic window:
- the LOC130939273 gene encoding uncharacterized protein LOC130939273, which translates to MASQFTLLKDIDPSSENQVYKIKVRLIKSWSLTYSELKYQKPMIELVVMDEMGDRIQCTIRNPLRRLFEGDLSDGKVYIISNFSLSLNDQKYKPTTHSHRIYFKRETQIRIVDEPGFIDHSFHFVSNELILKHSNPQSHLIDVIGLITGKGDTIEFTRNGKSCVYIVVELDDMKCTLWEEYAKMLVKHIEDQPTSEYIIIIQFAKFNLFKGSMGVCNTNCNSILYINADFPEVKDFRKSVIMIGVPPANQLSQLSDGPSYSLEDDLINQTNFKNICDLKESSENGTYVTYGTVVAIDYKSGWWYKSCKHCFHALKESENSFHCVTCDTFPNSHVPRFSINLRVADELDTASFILYDKEASKYLGVSASDMRLSHVNKGGLKDEYPQELNAFIGKNFIFKISVKMEDINAFQPCRIVVLKLCADNSIISKFLDKHKIYNENLVHENSELITILSDSTETPKQTGSPSIEIIGDDNTESFSTPKRGLIEAASCTKSLFDVYPDSENQSSTKSRKIIVEEVHNIAKLHEE; encoded by the exons ATGGCTTCACAGTTTACTCTCTTGAAGGATATAGACCCCTCATCTGAAAATCAGGTCTATAAAATCAAAGTAAGGCTCATTAAGTCTTGGTCACTAACTTATTCTGAGCTTAAGTATCAGAAACCGATGATAGAACTGGTCGTGATGGATGAAATG GGAGATCGTATTCAATGTACCATAAGGAATCCTCTCAGGAGACTATTTGAGGGTGACTTATCTGATGGCAAAGTATACATAATATCCAACTTTTCATTGTCACTAAATGATCAGAAGTACAAACCAACAACTCATTCTCATCGTATATATTTTAAGAGAGAAACTCAGATTAGGATTGTTGATGAGCCTGGCTTCATTGATCATAGTTTCCATTTCGTATCTAATGAACTGATACTCAAGCATTCCAACCCTCAGTCCCACTTAATTG ATGTTATTGGCTTGATTACTGGGAAGGGTGACACGATTGAGTTTACAAGGAATGGCAAGAGCTGTGTATACATTGTGGTTGAACTTGATGATATGAA GTGTACTCTGTGGGAAGAGTATGCAAAGATGTTAGTTAAGCATATTGAGGATCAACCCACATCtgagtatataataataattcaatttGCAAAGTTCAATCTCTTCAAGG GTTCAATGGGTGTATGTAATACAAATTGCAACTCCATTTTGTACATCAACGCTGACTTTCCAGAGGTGAAGGATTTTAGAAAGAG TGTTATAATGATTGGGGTTCCACCTGCAAACCAGCTGTCTCAATTATCTGATGGACCATCATACTCTCTTGAGGATGATCTTATTAACCAAACAAATTTCAAGAACATATGTGATCTTAAGGAATCCTCTGAG AATGGTACCTATGTCACATATGGGACTGTTGTTGCTATTGACTACAAGAGTGGCTGGTGGTACAAGAGTTGCAAGCATTGTTTCCATGCTCTAAAGGAATCTGAGAATTCATTCCATTGTGTTACATGTGACACATTCCCAAATTCTCATGTTCCTAG ATTCAGTATAAATTTAAGAGTTGCTGATGAATTAGATACCGCCTCCTTTATACTATACGACAAAGAAGCTAGCAAATACCTTGGTGTATCTGCTTCTGATATGCGCCTGTCTCATGTCAACAAG GGAGGTTTAAAGGATGAATATCCTCAGGAGCTCAATGCTTTCATTGGCAAGAACttcatatttaaaatatcaGTTAAGATGGAAGATATCAATGCTTTCCAACCATGCAGAATTGTTGTACTTAAGCTTTGTGCTGATAATTCAATCATCTCAAAATTTCTTGATAAACACAAGATATATAAT gAAAATTTGGTCCATGAAAATTCTGAACTTATTACTATTCTCTCCGACTCTACTGAAACTCCCAAG CAAACAGGTTCGCCTTCCATTGAGATAATTGGTGATGATAATACTGAATCATTTTCGACTCCAAAAAGGGGACTCATCGAGGCTGCTTCATGTACCAAAAGTCTTTTTGATGTTTATCCAGATTCTGAGAACCAGTCATCTACTAAGTCTCGGAAGATTATTGTTGAAGAAGTTCATAATATTGCAAAGCTTCATGAAGAATAG